The Nitrospiraceae bacterium genome window below encodes:
- the cas1 gene encoding CRISPR-associated endonuclease Cas1, with translation MENKYLGPSTGSDLPLLPARMVNEFAYCPRLAYFEWVDGVFTDNAETAEGRFHHRRVDQAPARKTRQTEEGESNDTTIHQRSVWLSSEHLGVTAKIDLVEGEGTTVVPVDYKRGKRPHTAQGAWEPERVQLCLQGLLLREQGFTCDHGVLYFVGSRERVEVLFDEELVARTRELVEGMKATTAAPIAPPPLVDSPKCPRCSLVGLCLPDEVGWLRTPHEGEGPALRKLVPTNDDALPLHVQTPGAKLAKDGECLKIKDHDEVIGEARLVETSQVVLYGAVQVSTQVVQELCKRGIPLVYCSSGGWFYGMTSGLLHKHVDLRRRQYAVAADPVRCLTLARRFVQAKIANSRTLLRRNHRAAPDTVIQDLKRDQVQAGTAESLESLLGIEGTAARRYFSEFSGMLKEAEPGARFDFDGRNRRPPRDPVNAMLSLLYSMLAREWTVVLQSVGLDPYLGFYHQPRYGRPALALDMMEEFRPLIADSAVLTAINNGEIRVSDWIERMGSVTLTPEGRRRLIETYERRMSQEITHPVFGYQISYRRVLEVQARLLGRYLLGEIPDLPPFTTR, from the coding sequence ATGGAGAACAAATACCTAGGCCCGTCCACGGGGAGCGACCTCCCGTTGCTCCCCGCCAGGATGGTCAATGAGTTTGCCTATTGCCCGCGTCTGGCCTACTTCGAATGGGTCGACGGGGTGTTCACCGACAATGCGGAGACCGCCGAGGGGCGGTTCCACCATCGACGGGTGGACCAAGCACCGGCGAGGAAAACCCGGCAGACCGAGGAGGGCGAGTCGAATGACACCACCATCCACCAGCGATCGGTGTGGCTCTCGTCGGAACATCTGGGGGTGACGGCGAAAATCGATCTGGTGGAGGGCGAAGGCACGACGGTCGTGCCGGTGGACTACAAGCGCGGCAAGCGTCCGCACACGGCACAGGGAGCGTGGGAACCGGAACGGGTCCAGCTCTGTCTGCAAGGCCTCTTGCTCAGAGAACAAGGGTTTACGTGCGATCATGGGGTGCTGTATTTCGTGGGATCTCGCGAACGCGTGGAGGTGCTGTTCGACGAGGAACTGGTCGCCCGTACGCGTGAATTGGTGGAGGGGATGAAGGCGACGACGGCCGCCCCCATTGCTCCGCCGCCGCTGGTCGACAGTCCGAAGTGTCCTCGCTGCTCGCTCGTGGGGCTCTGTCTGCCGGATGAGGTGGGGTGGCTCCGGACTCCGCATGAAGGGGAGGGCCCGGCTCTTCGGAAACTGGTTCCCACCAATGACGACGCGCTACCGCTGCATGTGCAGACGCCGGGGGCAAAGCTGGCGAAGGACGGCGAATGCCTGAAGATCAAGGACCATGATGAAGTCATCGGCGAAGCGCGCCTGGTGGAGACCTCGCAGGTGGTGCTCTATGGAGCCGTGCAGGTCAGTACGCAGGTCGTGCAGGAACTCTGCAAACGAGGCATTCCGCTCGTCTACTGTTCCAGCGGGGGGTGGTTCTATGGGATGACTTCCGGTCTCCTGCACAAGCACGTCGATCTGCGCCGACGGCAATACGCCGTGGCGGCCGATCCGGTGCGCTGTCTGACGCTGGCGCGACGCTTCGTGCAGGCGAAGATCGCTAATTCCAGAACCTTGCTGCGGCGGAACCATCGGGCCGCTCCGGACACCGTGATCCAGGATTTGAAGCGGGACCAAGTGCAAGCCGGCACGGCAGAGTCGTTGGAATCCCTGCTCGGCATCGAGGGCACGGCCGCGCGCCGCTATTTCTCGGAATTTTCCGGGATGCTGAAGGAGGCCGAACCGGGCGCACGATTCGATTTCGACGGCCGGAATCGCCGTCCTCCGCGCGATCCGGTCAATGCCATGCTCTCGCTGCTCTATTCGATGCTCGCGCGCGAGTGGACGGTCGTATTGCAGAGCGTGGGGCTCGATCCTTACCTGGGGTTCTATCATCAGCCTCGATACGGACGCCCGGCGCTCGCGTTGGACATGATGGAGGAGTTTCGGCCGCTCATTGCAGATTCCGCCGTTTTGACCGCCATCAATAACGGCGAAATCCGGGTCAGTGACTGGATCGAACGTATGGGGTCGGTCACATTGACGCCCGAAGGACGCCGCCGGCTCATTGAGACTTATGAGCGACGAATGAGCCAGGAGATCACTCATCCGGTGTTCGGCTATCAGATCAGCTACAGACGGGTGCTCGAAGTGCAAGCACGTCTGCTGGGCCGGTATCTGCTCGGCGAGATTCCGGATTTGCCGCCGTTCACCACAAGGTAA
- the cas2 gene encoding CRISPR-associated endonuclease Cas2, translating to MRRHYLVTYDIADAKRLRRVFKTMKGFGAHLQFSVFQCDLPDIDLVRMKAALTEIIDQREDQVLIIDLGTTESNPIKRIESMGIKAEWEERRARVV from the coding sequence ATGCGGCGCCACTACCTCGTCACCTATGACATTGCCGATGCGAAACGCTTGCGCCGTGTCTTTAAGACCATGAAAGGTTTCGGAGCTCATCTGCAGTTTTCCGTGTTCCAGTGCGATCTGCCGGACATTGATCTCGTGCGGATGAAGGCAGCCTTGACTGAGATTATCGATCAACGGGAAGATCAAGTCCTCATCATCGATTTGGGCACGACAGAAAGTAATCCCATCAAGCGCATTGAGTCGATGGGGATCAAGGCTGAATGGGAGGAACGGCGTGCTCGTGTCGTGTAG
- the cas7u gene encoding type I-U CRISPR-associated protein Cas7 yields MPKLNLNENNWQAEALRADGPACLAIRACLEPVAGMARFQPAGFPEIGHVIYDAPREDSRSEKICIVDSPASMANHLESVCMDGPTDLHEDLLGLPYVKCVTDKGDAPSQDDPLNTIVCTTLSEGHRLASDYFLDAFINPTWRQKSQETETQKQTKIGTGSRKKETQQKTAPAEWVGVKFRAQLRQEFGIKEVKKDKTYFIWPDTWWTIYRTLFTYDPNSLIHGVMFAKEQIKLSRILTAHLEAFGAARVGSSGVKFDRLGKTTSGQPIFAVDEETSHTIVATFIIDLALLRSYGRNNTGLNEKQKRLLLDLAIWKIKRLLQSPFRFRTGCQLLCSGIAWWDEMDGPNVPDDHSHKPDELSVSIKDSISNCEFGNNVVKVYYPSSELFKTVEDSEPAASQVQDLPEPEDSDDEED; encoded by the coding sequence ATGCCCAAGCTGAACCTCAATGAAAACAACTGGCAGGCGGAAGCTCTCAGGGCAGATGGCCCGGCTTGCCTCGCCATCCGTGCGTGCTTAGAACCAGTTGCAGGAATGGCACGTTTCCAACCGGCCGGGTTCCCTGAAATTGGCCATGTTATTTATGATGCACCTCGCGAAGACTCACGCTCAGAAAAGATCTGCATTGTTGACAGCCCTGCGAGCATGGCTAATCACTTGGAGTCCGTTTGCATGGACGGACCGACTGACCTTCATGAGGATCTCTTAGGCCTCCCATATGTCAAGTGCGTTACGGATAAAGGTGATGCTCCATCCCAGGATGATCCTCTCAACACTATAGTCTGCACAACATTGAGTGAAGGGCATCGCCTTGCCTCGGACTATTTTCTTGACGCCTTTATAAATCCCACATGGCGTCAGAAAAGTCAGGAGACTGAAACTCAGAAGCAAACAAAGATTGGAACTGGGTCTCGAAAGAAGGAAACTCAGCAAAAGACAGCTCCGGCAGAGTGGGTAGGTGTCAAGTTCCGGGCCCAACTGCGTCAAGAGTTCGGCATTAAGGAGGTCAAGAAGGATAAAACATACTTTATATGGCCGGATACGTGGTGGACTATTTACCGTACACTGTTCACGTACGACCCTAACTCTCTCATCCACGGTGTCATGTTTGCCAAGGAGCAGATCAAGCTCAGCCGGATTCTCACAGCACATCTAGAGGCTTTTGGGGCTGCCCGTGTGGGAAGTTCCGGCGTTAAGTTCGACCGTCTAGGCAAGACCACTTCCGGTCAGCCTATATTCGCCGTCGATGAGGAGACGTCCCATACTATCGTTGCGACTTTTATTATAGACCTGGCGTTACTCCGGTCATACGGGCGCAACAATACAGGATTGAACGAAAAGCAGAAGCGCCTGCTTCTTGACCTCGCCATTTGGAAAATTAAACGCTTACTCCAATCACCGTTCCGCTTCCGCACAGGTTGCCAATTGCTCTGCAGTGGGATTGCATGGTGGGATGAAATGGATGGTCCAAACGTTCCAGACGATCATTCCCACAAACCTGACGAACTGTCCGTGAGCATAAAGGATTCGATCTCCAACTGTGAATTCGGTAACAATGTAGTCAAGGTGTATTACCCATCCAGCGAATTGTTTAAGACTGTAGAAGACAGTGAGCCCGCTGCGTCACAAGTCCAAGATTTGCCGGAGCCTGAAGACAGCGATGACGAAGAGGATTGA
- the cas5u6u gene encoding type I-U CRISPR-associated protein Cas5/Cas6, giving the protein MPVVIEQTFPLGRFHATRWNQNPFEDRVGEWPPSPWRFIRTLAARWFQYQRETGTDNTHLRDELLQALAGELPSFHLPAQTWQGQDLRQYHPTQVKFTKTKDVPEVKVPLPTLALDKYRAVPAAEPVYWIWSSCRLSEEAVHLLRQLLRRIHYFGRAETWTIMQLIENSRDITINCELRTSIISGSVPVLAHKRDQVLDVDILLANTDDKRLSRSRIPAGTVWYHAVFPRCSKGTTVSRERSGASLIQVVRYALDSVVLPLVTDTLPVAEAARRNLMGIHGRLTAQGGIRGRSDVLSGKDHQGKRLINHRHAYYLPTDEDGDGRLDHLTVYAAGGFDPDERGALDRLRELKMGWDDEERHPLLLLLLGMGAADEYTPGPLRASKIWESSTPYVATRYAKTKGQHQIDLRSPEARATFLQEDLRKQLADVRPELAGVDRTMVTIEPLWDNHHVFTIASRWRPIQFKRFRRKAGDDGGRRLAGAFRLIFPNPVPGPLALGHSSHFGLGQFVPVVEDPPPP; this is encoded by the coding sequence ATGCCCGTGGTAATTGAACAGACCTTTCCGCTTGGACGGTTCCATGCCACACGTTGGAACCAGAATCCATTTGAAGACCGAGTGGGTGAATGGCCGCCGTCACCATGGCGGTTCATTCGCACCCTGGCTGCACGGTGGTTCCAGTATCAACGTGAGACGGGCACTGACAATACGCATCTTCGCGATGAATTGCTTCAAGCTTTGGCCGGTGAGTTGCCATCGTTCCATCTTCCCGCACAAACCTGGCAAGGACAGGACTTGCGTCAGTACCATCCCACTCAGGTCAAGTTCACTAAGACAAAGGACGTCCCGGAAGTCAAAGTTCCTCTACCAACACTTGCTCTCGACAAGTATCGTGCTGTACCTGCTGCTGAGCCCGTTTACTGGATCTGGTCCTCTTGTAGGCTTTCAGAAGAAGCAGTCCATCTATTACGTCAGCTTCTGAGACGCATCCACTACTTCGGACGTGCTGAGACGTGGACAATAATGCAACTGATTGAGAACAGCAGGGATATCACTATCAATTGCGAACTGCGGACGAGCATAATTTCTGGGTCGGTTCCTGTTCTTGCGCACAAGAGGGATCAAGTTCTCGATGTTGATATCTTACTTGCAAACACAGACGACAAGCGACTTTCTAGATCTCGAATCCCAGCGGGAACAGTGTGGTATCACGCCGTATTTCCGCGGTGTTCAAAGGGTACGACGGTCTCACGCGAGCGATCAGGTGCTTCCCTGATTCAAGTCGTCCGTTATGCCCTCGACTCAGTCGTTCTTCCCTTAGTTACTGACACTCTGCCTGTAGCAGAAGCGGCGAGGCGTAATCTGATGGGCATTCACGGAAGGTTGACTGCGCAGGGTGGCATTCGAGGACGGTCCGACGTGCTGTCGGGCAAGGATCACCAGGGGAAACGGCTGATCAACCACCGGCACGCGTATTATCTGCCGACTGACGAGGATGGAGACGGCCGTCTGGACCACCTGACGGTATATGCGGCGGGAGGTTTTGATCCAGATGAGCGGGGCGCACTCGACCGCCTAAGGGAACTCAAGATGGGCTGGGACGATGAGGAACGCCATCCGCTTCTCCTGCTTCTGTTGGGTATGGGCGCAGCGGACGAGTATACCCCCGGCCCATTGCGTGCGTCTAAGATATGGGAGTCCTCAACTCCATACGTTGCCACGCGCTACGCCAAAACTAAAGGTCAGCATCAAATCGACTTGCGATCGCCAGAGGCTCGCGCCACGTTTCTTCAGGAAGACCTTCGGAAGCAATTGGCCGATGTGCGGCCTGAGTTGGCTGGCGTGGATCGGACGATGGTGACTATCGAACCACTTTGGGATAACCATCATGTTTTCACGATTGCTAGTCGCTGGCGGCCGATTCAGTTCAAGCGCTTCCGACGCAAGGCTGGTGACGACGGAGGCCGACGCCTAGCCGGGGCATTTCGACTGATCTTCCCCAACCCTGTTCCTGGCCCTCTCGCGCTCGGCCATTCTTCCCACTTCGGCCTCGGCCAGTTCGTGCCGGTGGTGGAGGATCCTCCACCACCATGA
- the csx17 gene encoding type I-U CRISPR-associated protein Csx17, which yields MPENRPHISEFDWRLTSFEGSRREQLRRWAQLPLEDILLAIEEMQDIAQQLGTAPVYEQGESVRGASVSEQSVQYENGNTQYDLELSGCTPEPLMLGGLHTGSLGHYLAALGVLHAATQMNGDIAIRGCWKDERFLVCGPTAVLNREALCTYLLKKWKPAPFERWWGPVQTASKNDSDAIPKARACESDDRIDRLDAVMVQANRRIFNDLFGTGGNIGKRDLAAVWKRCLELTNKPDAGSWLEHTLFGVEDKPLPELKSAGTWFVYSNKTFNSGQEWYREGRLSPWSFLLAIEGALLIRGAIHRRIGTQTKGRAVFPFMCRPTEPPTDGQVAHGRCEFWAPLWNKPAAMAEIAALLQGGLAEVDGRSATAPHEFATAALHAGVDAGISAFVRFEFRQTTSAKVFEALPRERIQVHRQAGLRYSRLLLPLITKRWIDRLPFEPRDSKQRGKFVGLRGPVEVAIIHLSEEPEDSERWQRLLLLIAQTQRRIDQNRNLRERCVPVPRLDVSWFDRAWPEPPPELCVARGIASIRGEPSLIDGLTKPADPLLVNIFGVEIAESGIPLFPKARPNRAIWHEGNPTRRLIDVLHRRLLDATELDLSPLHASRPCSITKVALYLTGGSVFDDELLVRWLPALTLIDWSKGIRNWQDKPIEPSERIHPLYSLFRPIVEPQDIRVNGKLLFPVTQNDSRKPHAAAIRCLLNLILQNQVQEAIAHARRRYLSAGWRTFDPPDNEMSLDVERFAAALLIPVDPVEVAAQLKKDWLLPSPSKNERRIACPS from the coding sequence ATGCCGGAAAATAGGCCACACATTTCAGAATTCGACTGGCGTTTGACCAGCTTCGAGGGGTCGCGTCGAGAACAACTACGGCGCTGGGCGCAATTGCCATTGGAAGATATTCTGCTTGCCATCGAGGAAATGCAGGACATCGCTCAACAGTTGGGCACAGCGCCGGTCTATGAGCAGGGAGAGTCTGTGCGAGGCGCGAGTGTAAGCGAGCAGTCGGTTCAATATGAAAATGGCAATACACAATATGACCTTGAATTGTCTGGCTGCACACCTGAGCCGCTGATGCTAGGCGGTCTTCATACAGGAAGTCTGGGCCACTATCTTGCTGCTCTAGGGGTGCTTCATGCCGCAACTCAAATGAATGGGGACATTGCCATTCGCGGTTGCTGGAAAGACGAAAGGTTTCTTGTATGTGGCCCTACCGCAGTCCTTAACCGTGAAGCTTTGTGCACATACTTGCTCAAAAAGTGGAAGCCGGCTCCATTCGAGCGATGGTGGGGTCCTGTCCAAACTGCGAGTAAGAATGATAGTGATGCAATACCCAAAGCGCGGGCATGCGAGTCTGATGATCGCATAGATCGTCTCGACGCGGTAATGGTCCAAGCAAATCGGCGCATCTTCAACGACTTGTTCGGGACGGGTGGAAATATAGGCAAACGCGACTTGGCAGCTGTGTGGAAGCGATGTCTTGAGTTGACGAATAAGCCTGATGCCGGGTCATGGCTTGAGCACACACTTTTTGGTGTTGAGGATAAACCGCTTCCTGAGCTTAAAAGTGCTGGTACATGGTTCGTATACTCCAATAAAACCTTCAACAGTGGCCAGGAATGGTACCGGGAAGGTCGGCTTTCTCCTTGGTCTTTTTTGCTCGCTATAGAAGGTGCTCTTCTCATTCGTGGGGCGATTCACAGACGAATTGGAACGCAAACGAAAGGCAGAGCTGTCTTCCCTTTTATGTGTCGCCCGACGGAACCACCGACTGACGGGCAGGTTGCTCACGGACGATGCGAGTTCTGGGCTCCGCTATGGAATAAGCCTGCCGCAATGGCGGAGATCGCGGCATTGTTACAGGGAGGGCTGGCAGAGGTGGACGGGCGTTCCGCCACTGCTCCGCACGAGTTTGCGACTGCCGCGCTTCACGCAGGGGTCGATGCGGGCATATCTGCATTTGTACGTTTCGAGTTCCGGCAGACAACGAGCGCAAAGGTTTTCGAAGCATTGCCACGGGAGCGGATTCAGGTGCATCGCCAAGCAGGTCTGCGCTACTCACGACTTCTCCTACCCCTCATCACCAAGCGTTGGATCGACCGGCTTCCGTTTGAACCCAGAGATTCAAAGCAACGTGGAAAATTCGTTGGACTGCGCGGTCCCGTGGAGGTCGCCATTATTCATCTATCCGAGGAGCCAGAGGACTCCGAGAGATGGCAGAGATTGCTATTGTTGATTGCGCAAACGCAGCGGCGTATCGACCAAAACAGAAACTTGCGCGAGCGGTGCGTCCCGGTGCCCAGACTGGATGTAAGTTGGTTCGATCGGGCGTGGCCTGAACCACCTCCGGAACTGTGTGTGGCACGCGGAATTGCCTCTATTCGGGGAGAACCATCGTTAATCGATGGTTTAACGAAACCTGCAGATCCTTTGCTTGTGAATATTTTTGGGGTCGAGATAGCTGAGAGCGGCATCCCTTTGTTTCCGAAGGCTCGTCCCAATAGAGCCATTTGGCATGAGGGCAATCCGACCAGACGCCTAATCGATGTACTGCACCGTCGACTCCTCGACGCAACAGAGCTTGATTTATCACCACTTCATGCGTCGCGACCGTGCAGTATCACCAAGGTTGCGCTCTATCTCACAGGGGGATCCGTATTCGACGATGAACTGCTGGTACGATGGCTCCCAGCATTGACCCTCATTGATTGGAGCAAAGGGATTCGTAACTGGCAGGATAAGCCCATTGAGCCCTCTGAGAGAATCCATCCTCTATACTCGCTCTTCCGACCGATAGTTGAGCCTCAGGACATAAGAGTGAACGGAAAATTGCTCTTTCCAGTTACTCAGAACGACTCTCGAAAACCTCATGCTGCTGCAATTCGATGCCTCCTGAACCTGATTCTTCAAAATCAGGTTCAGGAGGCAATCGCTCATGCGCGCCGTCGCTATCTTAGCGCCGGTTGGCGGACCTTCGATCCGCCGGACAATGAGATGTCGCTTGATGTAGAACGATTTGCAGCGGCGTTACTGATTCCAGTTGATCCTGTCGAGGTAGCTGCCCAGCTAAAAAAAGATTGGTTGCTGCCATCCCCGAGTAAGAATGAAAGGAGAATTGCATGCCCAAGCTGA